The window GCGTGGGATGGGGTCCCTCCCCATCCGCCCGGTAGAAGCGCCCGAGCAGCCGATACCCGTCGCTCTCAAAGATCACGCCGCTCAGCATCGCAGGCCGCGTCCCTCCGGGAAGTTCCGGCCGGCGGGGCCGGTCAGTCGATCACCGTCTGGCTTTGCTCGCGCATGTATTGGATCAAGTAATACGGTCCGCCGGCGCCCCGGCCGGTGGAGCCGCTGGCCTTCCAGCCCCCGAAGGGCTGGTAGCCGGGCCAGGCCCCGGTGGTCGCCCCCGCCGCCCGGTTGACGTAGGTCACGCCGGCCTCGATGTGATCGAAGAACCACTGGATCTCCTCCGGGTCGTTGCTGTAGAAGCCGGCGGTCAGACCGTAGTCCACCGCGTTGGCGTAGCGCATGGCCTCCTCCAGGGAATCCACGGTCACGATGCAGGTGATGGGGAGGAACATCTCCTCCCGGAGCAGGGGGTGATCCGGCGGGAGGCCGTCGACCACCGTGGGCTCCACAAAGTAGCCTTTGGCGAACTCCCCCTCGGTCAGGACGTTGCCCCCGAAGAGGACCACGCCGTCGCGGCGGAGGATCTCCATATACCGCTGGAACTTCTCATAGGCGGTCCGGTTGATCACCGGACCCAGGAACACGTCCCGCTGGGTAGGGTCGCCGATGCGGATCTTGCTGGTGAGGTCCAGGAACTTCTCCAGGAAGGCGTCCCGCACCGGGCGCTCCACGTAGATCCGCGAGGCCGCCGAGCACTTCTGGCCCTGGAGGCCGAAGGCCGAGCGCATGCAGCCCAGGGCCGCCCGGTCTAAATCCGCGTGGCGGCTGATGATCACCGGGTTCTTGCCTCCCATCTCCAGGATGATGGGCTTGGGATAGCGGGTCGAGGCCGCCACCTTGCGGTAGATGGACATCCCCACCTCATAGCTGCCGGTGAAGGTGATCCCGGCCACGTCCGGGTGCAGGACCAGGGGGTCGCCGACCTCGCTCCCGCTTCCGGTGATGTAGTTGAAGGCCCCCTCGGGCACCCCGGCGTCGCGGAAGATCTCATAGAGCTGATAGCCCACGTAGGGGGTGTCCGACGCCGGCTTGAACACCACCGTGTTGCCGGCCAGCAGGGCCGCCCCAGCGGGGCCGCCGGCCAGGGCCAGGGGGAAGTTGAAGGGGGAGATCACCGCCCACACCCCGTAGGGCTTCAGGACGCTGCGGTTGTGGTGCTTGGGGGATTCCTGCTTCATGGGCACGACGTAGCCGTCGTGGGCCTCCATCTGGTCGCAGTAGTAGCGGATGAGATCCGCGGTCTCCTCCACATCCCCCAGGGCTTCCAGGCGGTTCTTGCCCACCTCCAGGCTCATCAGCGCGGCCAGCTCGAAGGCCCGCTCGCTGATGAGGTCCGCCGCCCGGCGCAGGATCTTCACCCGCTCCGTCCAGGGGGTGCGGCTCCAGGCCGGGAAG is drawn from Thermoflexus hugenholtzii and contains these coding sequences:
- a CDS encoding aldehyde dehydrogenase family protein, with the protein product MPAKKPTRKTTRKAALKKAARKTTRKAPARAVSPRRRGAPAAEAPAQPFKITYATLAVPSEELHIRYEVALGKVRESLGGTVPMVIGGQPRYAERTFEDRSPINTDWLLGIFQRGTPEDVADAVAAAKAAFPAWSRTPWTERVKILRRAADLISERAFELAALMSLEVGKNRLEALGDVEETADLIRYYCDQMEAHDGYVVPMKQESPKHHNRSVLKPYGVWAVISPFNFPLALAGGPAGAALLAGNTVVFKPASDTPYVGYQLYEIFRDAGVPEGAFNYITGSGSEVGDPLVLHPDVAGITFTGSYEVGMSIYRKVAASTRYPKPIILEMGGKNPVIISRHADLDRAALGCMRSAFGLQGQKCSAASRIYVERPVRDAFLEKFLDLTSKIRIGDPTQRDVFLGPVINRTAYEKFQRYMEILRRDGVVLFGGNVLTEGEFAKGYFVEPTVVDGLPPDHPLLREEMFLPITCIVTVDSLEEAMRYANAVDYGLTAGFYSNDPEEIQWFFDHIEAGVTYVNRAAGATTGAWPGYQPFGGWKASGSTGRGAGGPYYLIQYMREQSQTVID